A region of Allocoleopsis franciscana PCC 7113 DNA encodes the following proteins:
- a CDS encoding type I restriction-modification system subunit M encodes MADHHQLSNFIWQIADLLRGPYRPPQYERVMLPMTVLRRFDCVLAPTKQQVLAEAAKWEEKFKGNDAALDPILNKAVGKGFRFHNRSPLDFEKLKGDPDNIDKHLISYIESFSKNVRDIFEKFEFTNEVERMREANILYLVVSKFCDVDLHPGTDDAPKVDNIAMGLLFEDLIRRFNEAANETAGDHFTPREVIRLMVDILFDPDDDILTKPGIVSKLLDPACGTGGMLAEAQNYLRREYNSEARLYVYGQDFNPRAYAIAASDLLMKGNENSAIRFGDSLIDDQYPDDRFDYLLANPPFGVDWKKQQKEVKREHEKQGFAGRFGAGLPRINDGALLFLQHMISKFELYQPTQNKFGSRLAIVFNGSPLFTGGAGSGESEIRRWIIENDWLEAIIALPEQMFYNTGIGTYLWIVTNRKQSHRKGKIQLIDARARWQPMRRSLGDKRRYMGEDDIAAVVCEYGKFVETETSKIFDNEDFGYNRVPIERPLRLVYQMNTDRKSRFLDAVPHLLDDVQAIDRELGREPREDWSEFDRLMKKLLKQRESRWKNPERKLFRDVFTERDPEAKPVILDQREAKGDPNARIWGWFPVPNRKLERMYEPDSQLRDFENVRLVDTENPEKNEKEIIHYFCHEVEPHLSDSWADKQKIRSAYEINFNRHFYKYTPPRSLEDIDADIKKMEAEIIRLLHEVTS; translated from the coding sequence CTCTAACTTCATCTGGCAAATTGCCGACTTGCTGCGGGGACCTTACCGCCCTCCGCAGTACGAGCGTGTGATGTTACCTATGACGGTGCTGCGTCGCTTCGATTGTGTGCTTGCACCCACAAAGCAGCAGGTGTTGGCGGAGGCAGCCAAGTGGGAAGAAAAATTTAAAGGGAATGATGCCGCTCTTGACCCAATTCTGAATAAAGCGGTAGGTAAGGGTTTTCGTTTTCACAATCGCTCGCCCCTCGACTTTGAGAAACTCAAGGGCGACCCTGACAATATTGATAAGCATCTCATCAGCTACATCGAGAGCTTCTCGAAGAATGTTCGAGATATCTTCGAGAAATTTGAGTTTACCAATGAAGTGGAGCGAATGCGTGAGGCAAACATCCTCTACCTCGTTGTCTCTAAGTTCTGTGACGTTGATCTACACCCTGGTACTGACGATGCCCCCAAGGTAGACAACATCGCGATGGGATTGCTGTTCGAGGATTTGATTCGTCGGTTCAATGAAGCCGCCAACGAAACTGCTGGAGATCACTTTACGCCTCGCGAAGTAATTCGCCTGATGGTGGATATTTTGTTTGACCCCGACGATGACATCCTGACCAAACCGGGGATTGTGAGTAAACTGCTTGACCCTGCCTGCGGTACGGGTGGGATGCTGGCTGAAGCACAAAATTATCTGCGGCGCGAATATAACTCAGAGGCTCGATTGTACGTGTATGGACAAGACTTTAACCCTCGTGCTTATGCTATTGCTGCTTCAGACTTGCTGATGAAGGGTAATGAGAACAGTGCGATTCGCTTCGGTGACTCGCTCATCGATGATCAGTACCCGGATGATCGCTTCGACTACCTGCTGGCTAACCCGCCTTTTGGGGTGGACTGGAAGAAGCAACAGAAAGAGGTAAAACGCGAACACGAGAAACAGGGATTTGCTGGACGGTTTGGGGCTGGTTTGCCAAGGATTAATGATGGTGCGCTGCTGTTTTTGCAGCACATGATCAGCAAGTTTGAACTCTATCAACCCACGCAGAATAAATTCGGTTCACGATTGGCAATTGTGTTTAATGGCTCACCTTTATTTACAGGGGGGGCGGGTAGTGGAGAAAGTGAGATTCGCAGGTGGATTATTGAAAATGACTGGCTGGAAGCTATTATTGCCCTGCCGGAGCAGATGTTTTACAACACGGGCATTGGTACCTATCTTTGGATCGTCACTAACCGTAAGCAATCCCACCGCAAGGGTAAGATTCAACTGATCGATGCCCGTGCCCGTTGGCAACCGATGCGCCGTAGCCTTGGTGATAAACGCCGCTACATGGGTGAGGACGACATTGCAGCAGTGGTGTGTGAGTACGGCAAGTTTGTGGAAACAGAAACCAGCAAAATTTTCGATAATGAAGACTTTGGCTATAACCGTGTGCCGATTGAGCGCCCTTTGCGCTTGGTTTACCAGATGAACACAGATCGTAAGAGCCGTTTTCTGGATGCGGTGCCCCATTTGCTGGACGATGTGCAGGCAATTGACAGAGAGCTAGGACGAGAACCACGAGAAGACTGGAGTGAGTTTGATCGGCTAATGAAAAAGTTGCTCAAACAACGGGAGAGCAGGTGGAAAAATCCAGAACGCAAGCTCTTCCGTGATGTCTTTACCGAACGTGACCCAGAAGCTAAGCCAGTTATTCTCGATCAACGGGAGGCGAAGGGCGACCCCAATGCTCGTATTTGGGGTTGGTTTCCGGTACCCAATCGCAAATTGGAGCGGATGTATGAGCCAGATTCGCAACTCCGGGATTTTGAAAATGTGCGCTTGGTAGATACAGAAAACCCAGAGAAAAATGAGAAAGAAATTATTCACTACTTCTGTCATGAGGTAGAGCCACACTTATCGGATTCATGGGCAGATAAACAGAAAATTCGTAGTGCCTATGAAATTAACTTCAATCGGCATTTTTATAAGTACACGCCGCCCCGGTCGCTAGAGGACATTGATGCGGATATTAAGAAAATGGAGGCGGAAATTATCCGTTTGCTTCATGAAGTAACGTCATGA
- a CDS encoding restriction endonuclease subunit S, which produces MSDESQTLTKVFNSSATAYDSVINWVETIPSHWSIELLKFHLLGIEQGWSPQSDNFPADENEWGVLKVGAVNGWEFNPNENKRLPADLEPLTEYEIKPGDLLVSRANTPELVGSAALVKQVRPKLLLCDKLYRLKINCRTLCPEYLVFYLRSPVARYEFERDATGASSSMQNISQESVKNLFIPVPPVTEQRKIASYVDRQTAKIDTLITAKQRLLELLTEKRRSLITHAVTRGLNPDAPLRDSGIEWLGEIPAHWNIERLRWFIKTLEQGWSPQAEEREPGQEEWGVLKLNAVKDGQFDPSKAKALPASIEIPVSLEIRSGDFLITRANTPELVGDICYVHETRSQLILSDLIYRLRLDESKLDGKFLSYFLQAPSGRLQIEADARGSSASMVKISQGHILDWLLILPPLSEQQAIVAYIESEISKLANLKEATEHTMELLQERRVALISAAVTGQIRISA; this is translated from the coding sequence ATGAGCGATGAATCGCAAACGCTTACAAAAGTGTTCAATAGTTCCGCTACTGCCTACGATTCTGTTATTAATTGGGTAGAAACAATTCCATCCCATTGGTCAATTGAACTTCTTAAATTCCATCTTTTGGGAATTGAACAAGGCTGGTCACCACAAAGCGATAACTTTCCAGCCGATGAAAATGAGTGGGGTGTGCTTAAAGTCGGTGCGGTCAATGGATGGGAATTTAATCCAAATGAGAATAAACGTCTTCCCGCTGATTTGGAGCCGCTGACTGAGTATGAAATTAAACCTGGAGATTTACTCGTAAGTCGGGCTAACACTCCTGAACTAGTGGGCAGTGCCGCATTGGTTAAGCAAGTTCGCCCTAAGTTGTTGCTCTGCGACAAATTGTATCGCCTGAAAATAAACTGTAGGACACTCTGCCCAGAATACCTTGTATTTTATTTGCGTTCGCCAGTTGCACGTTACGAATTTGAGCGTGACGCAACAGGCGCTAGCAGTTCTATGCAAAATATTTCACAAGAATCAGTAAAAAATCTTTTCATTCCAGTTCCACCAGTTACTGAACAACGCAAGATTGCATCTTACGTCGATCGCCAAACCGCCAAAATCGACACCCTCATCACTGCCAAACAACGCCTCCTCGAACTCCTCACCGAGAAACGTCGCTCTCTCATCACCCACGCCGTCACCCGTGGGCTAAATCCTGATGCTCCCCTGCGCGATTCGGGAATTGAATGGTTGGGTGAGATTCCCGCACATTGGAATATTGAACGGCTTCGGTGGTTTATTAAAACTCTTGAACAAGGTTGGAGTCCTCAAGCAGAAGAACGAGAACCGGGACAAGAGGAATGGGGAGTTTTGAAATTGAACGCTGTTAAAGATGGGCAGTTCGATCCATCTAAAGCTAAAGCTCTTCCTGCATCTATAGAAATTCCAGTCTCCTTGGAAATTCGTTCGGGTGACTTTTTAATAACACGAGCTAATACACCTGAGCTAGTTGGAGATATCTGCTATGTTCATGAAACCAGATCTCAACTTATACTGAGTGACTTAATTTACCGTTTACGACTTGATGAATCAAAGCTTGATGGTAAATTTTTAAGTTACTTTCTGCAAGCTCCAAGTGGACGACTACAAATTGAGGCAGATGCTAGAGGTTCTAGTGCATCTATGGTTAAGATTTCTCAGGGACACATCCTAGACTGGTTATTGATTTTGCCTCCCTTGAGTGAACAACAGGCGATCGTTGCTTATATAGAGTCCGAAATCTCTAAACTCGCTAATCTAAAAGAAGCCACTGAGCATACTATGGAACTCTTGCAAGAGCGACGTGTTGCTCTCATCTCAGCCGCAGTCACTGGACAGATTCGTATCTCAGCCTAG
- a CDS encoding AAA family ATPase has product MQLNRLTLTQFRAFEQADFDFHPGMNLIVGINGVGKSSVLDALRIMLSQVLPKFTASKSKPLDFETTDITVGRGALTAELEFNAAEIDFQYLVHKPRQDYVIDISREGEVRDQTYNLVERQDLTPDEKEIPKSLKTRREQPLVVYFSTRRSLYSMAAPSKQFTAGGQAVAFADALKGDRELRPREFAEWWLVQEVLIQEGKTEAQRYFDTFESLVRYFLENCSNLRAVREPQVTLMLNKAGVSFDVRQLSDGERGILALVLDLARRLSWANPKLDDPLQKGKAIVLIDELDLHLHPRWQRSIVEKLTRTFQSCQFIATTHSPQIIGEVSPENILILENGELPYQPEQSLGMDSNWVLSYLMEASERDIETKQKLKRIADLIEDEEYDRATDAIDDLRVEVGEFPELVRLQTRIDRIRLLGD; this is encoded by the coding sequence ATGCAACTCAACCGCCTCACCCTCACCCAGTTCCGCGCTTTCGAGCAGGCAGACTTTGATTTTCATCCAGGGATGAATCTGATCGTTGGCATTAATGGTGTAGGCAAGTCTTCTGTACTGGATGCTCTTCGGATTATGTTGTCACAGGTACTACCAAAATTCACAGCATCCAAAAGTAAGCCTCTCGACTTCGAGACAACCGATATTACAGTTGGGCGTGGTGCCCTCACTGCCGAACTTGAATTCAACGCAGCAGAGATTGACTTCCAATACCTCGTACATAAACCACGCCAAGATTATGTAATCGACATTAGCCGAGAAGGAGAAGTTCGTGACCAAACCTATAATTTGGTTGAACGGCAAGATTTGACTCCGGATGAGAAGGAAATTCCAAAGAGTCTTAAAACTCGACGGGAACAACCTCTTGTAGTGTATTTCTCAACGCGCCGCTCTTTATATAGTATGGCTGCACCTTCTAAGCAATTTACAGCAGGTGGTCAGGCAGTTGCCTTTGCTGATGCTCTAAAGGGTGATCGTGAACTGCGTCCGCGTGAGTTCGCTGAGTGGTGGTTGGTACAGGAGGTGCTTATCCAAGAAGGTAAAACAGAGGCACAACGGTATTTTGATACATTTGAGAGCTTAGTGAGATATTTTCTTGAAAACTGCTCCAATTTACGTGCCGTCAGAGAACCACAAGTTACTCTAATGCTTAATAAAGCAGGGGTATCATTTGATGTGCGTCAGTTATCAGATGGAGAACGTGGCATTCTGGCATTGGTGCTTGACTTAGCAAGACGCCTTTCATGGGCTAATCCTAAGCTAGACGACCCTTTACAGAAGGGTAAGGCTATTGTACTCATTGATGAACTTGACCTGCACTTACATCCCCGTTGGCAACGCTCAATTGTAGAAAAATTGACTCGAACGTTTCAGAGTTGTCAATTCATTGCTACGACCCACTCACCACAGATCATTGGTGAGGTGTCACCTGAAAATATCCTAATTCTTGAAAATGGTGAGCTTCCATACCAACCAGAACAATCGCTTGGTATGGATAGTAATTGGGTGCTGAGCTATCTAATGGAGGCTTCTGAGCGTGATATAGAAACCAAACAAAAATTAAAACGTATCGCTGACCTGATTGAAGATGAGGAGTATGACAGGGCGACTGATGCAATCGATGATTTACGAGTAGAGGTTGGTGAATTCCCAGAATTAGTACGTTTGCAAACACGCATTGATAGGATACGTTTGCTAGGGGATTAG
- a CDS encoding retron system putative HNH endonuclease produces MKYIRKGSGPRELRQWFRTLPLNENGKPINCRYDDDIYQDLKEKIIKALLEEQGYLCCYTGIRISEENTHIEHLKPQSISQQDENDHDDVMYSNMLAAYPKGDCQFGAQARGDWYELDFFIHPLDGSCETKFHFDMEGGIKPVSQTDLAAKKTIAHLKLAHPLLVDLRKQAIDELLFPEDEVLSEAKLRRIVENGYSIRDKKGRYPHFCFIIEQVARQLLHKVEQDRKRRQAIHKQKRK; encoded by the coding sequence ATGAAATACATCCGCAAAGGTTCTGGACCAAGAGAACTGCGTCAGTGGTTCAGGACTCTACCACTAAATGAAAATGGCAAGCCAATTAATTGCCGCTACGATGATGACATTTACCAAGATTTAAAAGAAAAAATTATCAAGGCTCTGCTAGAGGAACAAGGGTACTTGTGCTGCTATACGGGTATCCGTATCTCGGAAGAAAATACCCATATTGAACATTTGAAACCACAGAGTATTTCACAGCAGGATGAGAACGATCACGATGATGTGATGTACAGTAATATGCTAGCAGCCTATCCCAAAGGTGATTGCCAATTTGGCGCTCAAGCAAGGGGTGATTGGTACGAGCTTGACTTCTTTATTCATCCACTAGATGGTTCGTGTGAAACAAAATTCCACTTTGATATGGAAGGAGGTATTAAACCTGTTTCACAAACTGATCTTGCTGCAAAAAAAACCATTGCCCACCTAAAGCTTGCCCACCCTTTGCTAGTGGATCTGAGAAAGCAGGCAATTGACGAACTTTTATTTCCTGAAGATGAGGTCTTAAGCGAAGCCAAATTACGAAGAATTGTTGAAAACGGTTACAGCATCCGTGACAAGAAGGGACGATACCCTCATTTCTGTTTCATAATCGAGCAGGTTGCACGACAACTTTTGCACAAGGTCGAACAAGATCGTAAACGTAGGCAGGCTATTCACAAGCAAAAGCGCAAATGA
- a CDS encoding type I restriction endonuclease subunit R, which produces MISNSSASRHSEAAFESVIEEHLLAHGYVRVNSQFDRTRAIFPDEAINFIRTTQPKEWAKLEALHGENTATQILTDLCKWMDAYGSLHTLRHGFKCYGRTLRIAYFKAAHGLNPGLEARYATNCVGITRQLHYSDRDPAKSLDVTLSLNGIPIATLELKNPLTGQTFENAKQQYRKDRDPREPVFEFKRRTLVHFAVDTEEVWMTTRLASDATHFLPFNQGCEGGAGNPSDPNGRTYRTAYLWEEVLQRDSLLDLLARFLHLQIEEKHDDDGRKFKKESMIFPRYHQLQAVRRLTDAARREGVGHNYLIEHSAGSGKSNTIGWLTHRLASLHDDQDRRVFDSVIVITDRRVLDQQLQDTIYQFEHRQGVVQKIDEDSRQLAQALESAVPIIITTLQKFPFVSRQLLKLTEERNEQGRGVLPTRRCAVIIDEAHSSQSGETATELKGILGGEDLQEEARKRAQEEGLENQEELFRSMAKRARQANLSFFAFTATPKHKTLKVFSDNGKPFHRYTMRQAIEEGFIMDVLHNYTTYKSYYQLIKACKNDPNVERKNAARALARFMRLHPHNIAQKTEVMVEHFNTFSRHKIGGRAKAMVVTGSRLEAVRYKQSFDKYIKEKGYPIKTLVAFSGVVTDDKIKDKTYSEEAMNQGIRERELPERFATNEYQVLLVAEKYQTGFDQPLLHTMYVDRRLAGIQAVQTLSRLNRTHPQKEDTFVLDFINDREEIREAFQQFYEGAEIGEEAKPEQLYQLQAELDAQGIYLQEEIEYFCQIYFKPKQRQSVSDHQAMNAALDPAVDRFRSLYADNPEEAEVWRRKVAAFRNLYSFLSQIIPYQDSDLERLYIFLRHLSPKLPRHKNEAQYDFDSDIQLEYYRLQKISEGSIVLRKGYSQPLDGPKAVGTGVVRESPVKLSQLIDTINSRFGTDFNQADQLFFDQIVEAAANSEELQQAAQVNSADKFALLFNQMLESLFVERVDQNETIFARYMNDRDFQKVVSDWLVSEVYQRLIGNKPPTMK; this is translated from the coding sequence ATGATATCTAATTCCTCTGCTTCTCGTCATAGTGAAGCCGCTTTCGAGAGTGTGATTGAGGAGCATCTATTAGCGCATGGCTATGTTAGAGTCAACAGCCAGTTTGATCGCACCCGTGCCATTTTTCCTGATGAAGCAATCAACTTCATCCGCACGACCCAACCAAAAGAGTGGGCAAAGCTAGAGGCACTCCACGGAGAGAATACCGCCACGCAAATTCTTACTGACCTGTGTAAGTGGATGGATGCCTATGGTTCCCTCCACACCCTACGCCACGGCTTCAAATGTTATGGGCGTACCCTGCGGATTGCCTACTTCAAAGCCGCGCACGGTCTAAATCCTGGCTTAGAAGCACGCTACGCTACTAACTGTGTCGGCATCACTCGCCAACTTCATTACAGCGATCGCGATCCTGCCAAATCCCTTGATGTTACCCTCAGTCTCAACGGCATCCCAATCGCCACCTTAGAACTGAAGAACCCGCTAACCGGACAGACATTTGAGAATGCCAAACAGCAGTATCGCAAAGACCGTGACCCTCGTGAACCTGTCTTTGAATTCAAGCGGCGAACTCTAGTCCATTTTGCAGTTGATACCGAAGAGGTATGGATGACAACCCGCTTGGCAAGTGATGCAACTCACTTTCTGCCGTTTAACCAGGGTTGTGAAGGTGGAGCAGGTAATCCATCAGATCCAAATGGGCGCACTTATCGCACTGCCTATCTTTGGGAGGAAGTTTTACAGCGAGATAGCTTACTCGATTTGCTTGCCCGCTTCCTACATCTGCAAATAGAAGAAAAGCACGACGACGACGGGCGAAAGTTCAAAAAGGAGAGCATGATCTTTCCCCGCTACCATCAGCTTCAGGCAGTACGGCGGCTAACTGACGCGGCAAGACGTGAAGGAGTGGGGCACAACTATCTCATTGAGCATTCCGCAGGCAGTGGCAAGAGTAATACCATCGGTTGGCTAACTCACCGTCTTGCCTCCCTGCATGATGACCAAGATCGTCGAGTTTTCGATAGCGTCATTGTCATTACCGATCGCCGCGTACTCGATCAACAATTGCAGGACACTATCTATCAATTCGAGCATCGCCAGGGAGTCGTGCAGAAAATCGACGAAGACTCACGGCAGCTAGCTCAAGCGCTCGAAAGTGCTGTTCCGATTATTATCACCACACTACAGAAATTCCCCTTTGTCTCTAGACAGTTACTCAAACTCACTGAAGAGCGCAACGAACAGGGACGCGGAGTACTACCCACCCGTCGCTGTGCTGTCATCATCGACGAAGCCCATAGCTCTCAATCCGGTGAAACGGCAACCGAGCTAAAAGGGATACTGGGTGGTGAAGATTTGCAGGAAGAAGCTCGAAAACGCGCTCAAGAAGAAGGGCTGGAAAACCAAGAAGAACTTTTTCGTAGCATGGCGAAGCGTGCTCGTCAGGCGAACCTGAGTTTCTTCGCATTCACGGCTACACCCAAGCATAAAACACTCAAAGTCTTCAGTGACAATGGCAAGCCGTTCCATCGCTACACCATGCGACAGGCAATCGAAGAAGGCTTCATCATGGACGTACTCCACAACTACACCACTTACAAATCCTATTACCAGTTGATCAAAGCCTGTAAAAACGATCCTAATGTAGAGCGCAAGAACGCTGCTCGTGCCTTGGCTCGCTTCATGCGCCTCCATCCTCACAATATTGCCCAGAAGACAGAAGTAATGGTTGAACACTTCAACACCTTCTCGCGGCACAAAATTGGTGGACGAGCTAAAGCAATGGTCGTGACTGGCTCTCGTCTTGAGGCAGTGCGTTATAAACAGAGCTTTGACAAATACATCAAAGAGAAGGGTTATCCCATCAAGACGTTGGTTGCCTTCTCAGGTGTAGTGACAGACGACAAAATCAAGGACAAGACCTACAGCGAAGAAGCAATGAACCAGGGCATTCGTGAGCGTGAACTGCCGGAGCGTTTTGCCACCAATGAGTATCAGGTTTTGCTCGTCGCTGAGAAATATCAAACTGGTTTCGATCAACCCCTGCTACATACCATGTATGTGGATAGACGACTAGCAGGCATCCAGGCAGTACAGACCCTTTCCCGTCTCAATCGCACTCATCCCCAGAAAGAAGACACGTTCGTCTTAGATTTCATCAATGATCGCGAAGAGATTCGAGAAGCGTTTCAGCAATTCTATGAAGGTGCCGAAATAGGAGAAGAAGCTAAACCTGAGCAGCTCTATCAACTCCAGGCGGAACTCGACGCCCAAGGGATTTATCTGCAAGAAGAGATTGAGTATTTTTGTCAAATCTACTTCAAACCGAAGCAACGCCAAAGTGTTTCTGACCATCAAGCGATGAACGCAGCACTCGATCCAGCCGTTGATCGATTCCGTTCTTTGTATGCAGACAACCCAGAAGAAGCTGAGGTATGGCGTAGGAAAGTAGCAGCCTTTCGCAATCTTTACTCCTTCCTCAGCCAGATCATTCCCTATCAAGATTCAGACTTAGAGCGGCTCTACATCTTTTTGCGCCACCTATCGCCTAAACTCCCTCGTCATAAGAACGAAGCCCAGTACGATTTTGATAGCGATATCCAGCTTGAGTATTACCGTCTTCAGAAGATTAGCGAAGGCTCGATTGTTCTGAGGAAAGGTTACAGCCAGCCTCTAGACGGACCCAAAGCAGTTGGTACTGGTGTTGTCCGTGAAAGCCCTGTCAAACTCTCGCAACTGATTGACACAATCAATAGTCGTTTTGGCACCGATTTTAATCAGGCAGATCAACTCTTTTTTGATCAAATAGTGGAGGCTGCTGCAAATTCCGAGGAGCTACAACAAGCGGCACAAGTCAACTCAGCCGACAAGTTCGCCTTGCTTTTCAATCAGATGCTGGAGTCTCTTTTTGTCGAGCGTGTAGATCAAAACGAAACGATTTTTGCACGATATATGAATGATCGCGATTTTCAGAAAGTGGTGTCCGACTGGCTAGTCTCCGAAGTGTATCAGCGTCTCATTGGCAACAAACCACCTACGATGAAGTAA
- a CDS encoding TniQ family protein: MSESREIQPWLFLVEPYEGESLSHFLGRFRRENELSPSGLGREAGIGAVVARWEKFYLNPFPSRQELEALAAVVQVDAERLRKMLPPQGVGLKHQPIRLCGACYAQVPCHRIEWQFKTALVCDRHQLHLHTECPNCKAKFKIPALWVDGHCHRCFMTFAQMAEYQKPY, from the coding sequence ATGAGCGAAAGCCGGGAGATTCAACCTTGGTTGTTTTTGGTAGAACCTTATGAGGGGGAAAGTCTGAGTCATTTTCTGGGGCGGTTTCGACGGGAAAATGAACTGTCTCCCAGTGGGTTGGGTAGAGAGGCGGGGATTGGGGCGGTGGTGGCACGGTGGGAGAAATTTTACCTCAATCCGTTTCCTTCTCGACAGGAATTGGAGGCATTAGCAGCGGTGGTGCAGGTGGATGCGGAACGGTTGAGGAAGATGCTGCCACCTCAGGGGGTGGGGTTGAAGCATCAGCCAATTCGGTTATGTGGGGCTTGTTATGCTCAAGTGCCTTGTCATCGGATAGAGTGGCAGTTTAAGACGGCGCTAGTATGCGATCGCCATCAGTTGCACTTACACACAGAATGTCCAAACTGTAAGGCAAAGTTCAAGATTCCGGCTTTGTGGGTGGATGGACATTGCCATCGGTGCTTTATGACGTTTGCTCAGATGGCGGAGTATCAGAAGCCATACTAA
- a CDS encoding TniB family NTP-binding protein, producing MSKTEAQDVATHLGAIQPQQDGLEAEIQRLRGSNIVMLEQVRKLHDWLEGKRRSRQCCRVVGESRTGKTMACDAYRLRHKPKQEVGKPPIVPVVYVQPSQDCGARELFGVIIEHLKYKMVKGTVAEIRTRTLQVLKGCQVEMLIIDEADRLKPKTFADVRDIFDNLGISVVLVGTDRLDAVIKRDEQVYNRFRACHRFGKLSGPEFKQTVEIWERDVLKLPVASNLGKKTMLKTLGEATGGYIGLMDMILREAAIRALEKKLNKIDQAMLKEVAEEYK from the coding sequence ATGAGTAAAACAGAAGCGCAAGATGTTGCTACACACTTAGGTGCGATTCAGCCTCAACAGGATGGATTAGAAGCTGAAATTCAACGTCTCAGGGGCAGCAATATTGTGATGTTGGAGCAAGTTCGCAAGCTCCATGATTGGCTGGAGGGAAAGCGGCGATCGCGGCAATGCTGTCGAGTGGTTGGGGAATCGCGGACGGGAAAGACGATGGCTTGTGATGCTTACAGGTTAAGGCATAAGCCAAAGCAGGAAGTAGGAAAGCCGCCAATTGTGCCTGTGGTCTATGTTCAACCGTCTCAGGATTGCGGTGCTAGGGAACTGTTTGGGGTAATTATCGAGCATCTGAAATACAAGATGGTCAAGGGGACGGTGGCAGAGATTCGCACTCGGACGTTACAGGTTCTCAAGGGGTGTCAGGTGGAGATGTTGATTATCGATGAAGCTGACCGTTTGAAGCCGAAAACGTTTGCGGATGTGCGTGACATTTTTGACAACTTAGGCATTTCGGTAGTGTTGGTGGGAACTGACCGTTTGGATGCTGTAATTAAGCGGGATGAGCAAGTTTACAACCGCTTTCGGGCTTGTCACCGCTTTGGTAAGTTATCTGGGCCGGAGTTTAAGCAAACAGTAGAGATTTGGGAGCGGGATGTATTGAAGTTGCCCGTAGCATCAAATTTGGGAAAGAAGACGATGCTGAAAACTTTGGGGGAGGCAACGGGGGGCTATATCGGTTTGATGGATATGATTCTGCGTGAGGCGGCAATTCGGGCGTTGGAGAAGAAGTTGAACAAGATTGATCAAGCGATGTTGAAAGAGGTTGCAGAGGAGTACAAATGA